The Helianthus annuus cultivar XRQ/B chromosome 16, HanXRQr2.0-SUNRISE, whole genome shotgun sequence genome includes a window with the following:
- the LOC110918863 gene encoding uncharacterized protein LOC110918863 yields the protein MLVLFQSSGVINGYDHQGIERILFETVSDDNSSLILADKRTRRKDPSNDFKYYTGGWNISDHHYIFSVSFTAAPLFAIAAIWFVGCGVSLLLICCCYCCCMRHPYYSKTVYAFCLCLLSLFTISAIVGCVVLYTGQGKFHESTKDTLDYVVSQSNDTVSSLKNVSSILSAAKDIEIDQVSLPSNVKTDIVRVHNMINDAATKLKFETRKNEKDIKHVLKDVRLALIIIAAVMLLVALLGFLFSMLGLQFLVYILVILGWILVTATLILCGIFLALHNIVGDTCVAMNEWVENPMAHTALDDILPCVDNATAQETMSQSKEVEFRLVEMVNYIINVSNINPPPSFPRSLNYNQSGPLVPTLCNPLTANKTDRTCQAGELQFDNATRVWRNYVCQVSTNGTCTTTGRLTPKMYQEMSVAVNVSDGLSQYTPFLTGLLDCSFVRETLIEIHKDHCPDLNRFSEWVYIGLAMVSVAVMLSLVLWVLYACEKKHRRYTKLMIESAPGSVTIYRQWK from the exons ATGTTGGTTCTTTTCCAATCTTCGGGGGTGATTAATGGCTATGATCATCAGGGAATTGAACGAATTCTTTTTGAAACCGTCAGTGATGACAATTCGTCGTTGATTTTGGCTGATAAGAGAACCCGAAGGAAAGATCCCAGCAACGATTTTAAATACTACACCGGTGGATGGAATATCAGTGATCATCATTACATTTTT TCTGTATCATTTACTGCTGCACCCTTGTTTGCTATTGCTGCAATCTGGTTCGTTGGATGTGGTGTATCCTTGCTTCTAATATGTTGCTGCTACTGCTGCTGCATGAGACACCCTTATTATTCCAAAACCGTATATGCATTTTGTCTTTGTCTTCTCTCCCTCTTCACCATTTCAGCCAT TGTTGGTTGTGTTGTTTTATACACGGGCCAAGGGAAGTTCCATGAGAGCACGAAGGACACATTGGACTATGTCGTGAGCCAATCCAATGATACGGTTTCCAGCCTAAAAAATGTGTCTTCCATTCTTTCTGCAGCAAAAGACATTGAAATAGATCAAGTTTCATTACCTTCAAATGTCAAAACCGACATTGTTAGAGTTCATAACATGATCAATGATGCTGCAACAAAACTTAAATTCGAGACCAGAAAGAATGAAAAGGATATCAAACATGTTTTAAAGGATGT AAGGCTTGCGCTTATAATCATTGCAGCGGTTATGCTTCTTGTAGCTCTTCTTGGTTTTC TGTTCTCCATGCTCGGATTACAGTTTCTTGTTTACAT CTTGGTGATTCTTGGTTGGATTCTTGTCACGGCTACATTGATATTATGTGGCATATTTCTTGCACTCCACAA TATTGTGGGTGACACTTGTGTTGCAATGAACGAGTGGGTTGAAAACCCGATGGCTCATACCGCTTTAGACGATATTCTTCCATGTGTCGATAATGCAACCGCTCAAGAAACCATGTCTCAAAGCAAAGAAGTGGAATTTCGATTAGTGGAAATGGTTAATTACATCATTAACGTCTCGAACATCAATCCACCACCATCATTTCCTAGATCACTTAATTACAATCAGTCTGGTCCATTGGTTCCCACCCTATGTAATCCGTTAACCGCTAACAAAACAGATCGAACATGTCAAGCTGGTGAACTGCAATTTGACAATGCCACCAGG GTATGGAGGAACTATGTTTGTCAAGTATCTACAAATGGTACTTGTACAACCACGGGGCGCTTGACTCCAAAGATGTATCAAGAAATGTCGGTCGCAGTCAATGTGAGCGATGGGTTATCCCAATACACCCCGTTTCTGACAGGGTTACTAGATTGTAGCTTTGTTAGAGAGACTTTGATTGAAATTCACAAGGACCATTGTCCAGACTTGAACCGGTTTAGTGAATGGGTGTACATTGGTTTAGCCATGGTGTCAGTTGCAGTCATGCTTTCATTGGTGTTGTGGGTGTTGTATGCATGTGAGAAGAAACATCGAAGATACACTAAACTTATGATTGAATCTGCACCAGGTTCGGTTACAATATATCGACAATGGAAGTAA